GCGATCGTTCACAGTCACAGCCGCGCTGTATGCTTGATCAATCTCGGTTAAATCATGACCGTCAATTTCAATGGCTTGCCAACCAAAGGCTCTCGCACGGTTAGCATAAGCTTGTGTATTCCAACCCAATTCAGTCTGACCCCGTTGACCGAGGCGATTCACATCAATAATCGCAATTAAATTATCTAGGGTATAGTGTGCAGCATGATCAAAAGCTTCCCAAACTGAGCCTTCAGCGGTTTCACTATCACCTAGTAACACCCAGGTATGATAAGGTAATTGGTCTAAATATTTACCTGCTAAAGCTATACCTACACCAATGGGTAATCCTTGTCCTAGAGAACCAGTGGCGACATCAACCCAAGGTAAAAGCGGTGTGGGATGACCTTCTAAACGACTACCAAAATGCCGTAGCGATCGCAATTCGTCATCATTGATTACCCCGGCTGCCTTATACATACTATACAGTAGAGGTGCAGCATGACCTTTAGAGAAAATCAAGCGATCGTTATTGGGATTATCTGGATTGTCAAAATCATAGTGCAGATATTTAGAGAGTAAAACCGCCATCAAATCAGCCGGCGACATAGACGAGGTAGGATGACCCGAACCCGCAACGGTAGTAGTGCGAATACTATCGACACGTAACTGTTGCGCTAATTCATGCCATCGGTGTAGTTGCTCTTGTGTGGTCATAATACTTTTCCTCAATCAAAATCCAAATTTTTGGCTAACTTGAGCTATTTCTCCGTAAAAATTACCACTATGCTCTATTCCCAAATCCAGATGATTTTGTTGATTTTTTAACGTTTAATTTTGTTATGGGTGGTAACTACTAACTAACAAAGATTGCTCAAAAAATTTATTTCATTCTTCCTGGGTTTACTTTAGAGAGTAGGAGGCGTAATAACTTCTTTCTAATGGAATAACTACCCTTTCTTTCTCAGGGTATATAAAACCCATATCAGTATTTATGTATTGTTGATCAACAATATTTTCAGATAATTAAAGAGTTAGAATTATGTTGATCCCAATTTAATATAAAGATGCATAAGTAGAATTTAACCAGAAATCCAGTTCCCCATTGAAACGAAAATCCAGTTCCCCTCCTCGTTTGCCTACGGTGTACACACAAATTGGCCTAGAGCGAGTTTTCCGTCCTAAAAACAGTATTGAAACGAAAATCCAGTTCCCCTCCTCGCTTGCGGGGAGGGGTTAGGGGTGGGGTCAAAATAATATGCAGCTTCACAAATAATTGGGATGAATGGCTTAAAAAGCTTCGACTGCACAGCAATTCAGCCATTAGATAAAACTTTTTCCATAACAAAATTTATTAATTTTTGCCCACTGCGTTCTATTTCTTGTTGTTTTACAACCATAAAATTCTTCCTAGCAAAAAAAGGCTTGGCTGTAATACTAGCTTCAACAAATAACTTTTTAATTTCTAAATTTCTCGCTGTTACTTCAATTTGTTCTAAGATTTTAGTACCAACTCCTTGACCTTGAAAATCTTTATGGCAATAAAAGCGGTCAATATGTCCATTTGCCTCTAATTCCCCAAAACCCAGAATTTTATTATCCTTTTCCGCTATATAAGTAAACTTACTTTTTAAGCTGTTCATCCAAACTTCAACATCCATATTTACTGATGTCCAAGCATCAATTTGTTCTTGAGTATAATCTCGAATATTCACTTCATGAATAGTGTCATAGAACAACTGGATAATTTCTGCGGTATCACCTATTTTGTATCTTCGTACTTTCATAATTAACTTCAGGTATATTTTATGATTTCACAATCTAAAAAACCATTACCCAGTACAATTCAAGAAATTCCCTCCTCTGACCCGATTCAGCAAGATTCGCTCATTGCTAAAGGCTGGCAACGCGAGCAGTACATTGGCATTGGTATACTGGCTATTGCCTTGATTGCTGCTATAGGATATTTTAGTCGCCAATTTGCATATGCCTTGTTGTTTGCTTTTACCCTCAGTATAATATTGATAGTTTTCTTATAAATATTTAGGCGTTGCTGATTTCAAATATGAATTTGTTGGGCTACGTCCCGCTGTGCTAACACGCAAAGGCGCAAAGGTACGAAGAAGAAGAAAGGTCATTTTGGCATTTCATACTTTGATTCAGCAACGCCCTAATTTCAGTATTCCCATTTAAAGTTCGATTATTTTGAGGAAATGAAAAATGCTCAAATTTTTTGCTGACCGCGGCGGTACATTCACAGATATAGTTGCTGTCACGGATGAGCAGATAATTATTGATAAACTATCCAGACATCCTGAGCGTTTTTTAATTGTGCCGATTCCTGAACAGCAATGGGTGATAGTCTACAAACTACTTTCCGAGAATCCTGAACAATATCAAGACGCAGCTATTCAAGGTATTCGGGATATCATGAGTCTGACAGGTAATGAACCCATTCCCACAGCAGCCATAGAAGTGGTCAAAATGGGGACTACAGTAGCCACCAATGCCCTCTTAGAAAGAAAAGGCGATCGCGTCGTTCTTCTCATTACCAAAGGCTTTAAAGATGCCCTACGCATTGGCTACCAGAATCGTCCTGATATCTTTGCCCGTCATATCGTACTACCCACGATGCTGTACGAACAGGTGATTGAGGTAGATGAACGCTATGATGCCCACGGTGAGGAGTTAACGCCTGTAAATATTTTACAAGTCAAAAACGATTTACAGACAGTTTACCACGCAGGCATCCGCAGTTGTGCCATAGTTTTCATGCATAGCGATCGCTACCCCCACCACGAACAACAAGTAGCCCAAATTGCCCAAGAAATCGGATTTACGCAGATATCTATATCTCATCAAGTTAGTCCCTTAATGAAAATAGTCAGCCGGGGCGATACAACAGTTGTAGATGCTTATTTAACACCAATTTTGCGCCGCTACGTTAACCAAATTTCTAGTCAGTTACCCGCAGTCAAATTAATGTTTATGAAATCTGACGGCGGATTAGTAGCAGCCCCACAATTTCAAGGTAAAGATAGTATTTTAAGTGGCCCGGCTGGGGGGATAGTCGGCGCAGTTCAAACCAGTCAAAGAGCAGATTTCCAGTTAGTAATTACCTTTGATATGGGCGGAACCAGTACAGATGTTGCCCACTTTAAAGGAGAATATGAACGCCAATTAGATTCGGAAATTGCTGGGGCGCGAATGCGAGTTCCTGTATTAGCAATTAATACCATAGCGGCTGGTGGTGGTTCAATTTTATTTTTTGATGGTTCTAGTTATCGTGTCGGACCTGAATCTGCGGGTTCAAATCCTGGGCCGGCTTGTTACCGCAGAGGTGGTAAATTAGCAGTTACAGATGCCAATGTGATGTTAGGCAAAATACACCCGCAATATTTTCCCTCTGTCTTTGGCTTAGATGGTAATTTGCCTTTAGATCGAGAGATTGTGATTGAGAAATTTACCCAGTTAGCCCAAGAAATTGCCGATGTCACAGACAATCATCGTACACCAGAACAAGTAGCGGCTGGATTTATGGCGATCGCAGTTGAAAATATGGCAAATGCCATTAAAAAAATCAGTCTACAACGAGGCTATGATGTTAGTCAATATACCCTTTGTTGCTTTGGCGGTGCTGGAGCGCAAGTTGCTTGTTTAATTGCCGATATATTGGGGATGAAAAAGATATTTTTGCACCCTTACGCTGGGGTTTTATCTGCCTATGGAATGGGATTAGCTGATATTAGATCAATTAGAGAAGCAGGAGTAGAACAGCCTTTAAACCCAGAATTAATCCCGCAATTACAGCCACTAATGGCAACATTAGAAACTCAAGCGAGAAATGAATTAACTTCAGACGGTGTAAATGGTGAAGAGTTAGTAGTGCAGAAAGTTAATTTAAAATATGCAGGTACTAACTCAACCTTAAATATTAATTTTGCTTCAGATATAGCGATAATGCGACAAGAATTTGAGCTTGAACATAAAACTCGCTACGGTTTTATGCAACAAGACAAAACCTTAATTATCGAATCTGTCTCAGTAGAAGTAATTCAGGAAATGGATACACCTGAAGAACCTTTAATTACTCGTATCCGTCCCAGAGACGAAGCACCAAAACCTGTGGAAACAGTCAGAATGTTTACAGATAACCAATGGCATCATACACCCGTTTATCGGCGAGAAGATTTACAACCAGGAGATAGTATTAATGGTTCTGCGATTATCGTAGAAAAAATTAGCACAATTATAGTTGAACCAAATTGGCAAGCCAGATTAACTGAACGCAATCATTTAATTTTACAGCGTTCCTAATCATAGTTTAGCGCATCTACCTACAATAAAACTTTTCAAATATCCTCTGAAAACTTTAGCAATGATTATGCCAATTCACTGGTAATAAACCTAAATATAGGAATCCGGTTTGATTTATGAAAAAATTAAGTATTGTAAGGTGCGTTAGGATGAAGTCAGTAACGCACCATTATTAAGGCTTTAGTGCCGTAATCTCCCCGCTAACACACCCTACGTGTCTGTAAGCGCAAAGCGCAGGCTACGCCAACAAAAATCAAATAGTAGTCCTATATAAAATAAATGTTACCCCAGGAAAATAAAGCCATAGTTCTTGAGTTTTATCAAGCTTTCGACAATCGAAATATTGACAAAGCATTCGCACTTCTCGCCTCAAATTTTGTAGCTCACATGGCTGGTGTCGCTGAACCCCTCAATGGCGAAGGTTTTAAAGAATTTGGTATGGCTTTCTACTTAGCCTTTACCAATAGTGAACACAAATTTGATCAGGTGATTGTTGAAGAAGATAAAATCGTTACTTGTGGGACATTCACAGCTACACATCTGGGTAACTTTCAGGGTATTCCACCAACAGGTAAACAAATCCAGTTATCCATCATGCACATTGACCGCGTTGAAAACGGCAAAATTGTAGAGCATTGGGGACAAGGAGACGCACTAGGATTAATGCAACAACTGGGTATTGTTTTTATTCCAGGTTTCACACTTGTACCACATATCATTAAAAGTCTTTTAGCCAAGCCATTTAAAAGCTATCCCAAATCAAATACAAATAAAGGATGAGATTGAATATGAGTCTAGAACAGCAGGAATCTATGCATTTTAACGACTACGAAGCCTTTGCAGAAGCTTATGTAAAGCGTACAGAATCCAATTCCCACAACGCTTACTACGAAAGACCAGCCATGTTCTCTCTTTTATCCCATATCAAATTTAAGCGTGTATTAGATGCTGGTTGTGCAGGCGGAATTTATTCTGAATGGTTGATTAATCATGGTGCTGAAGTTGTATCTATTGATATTAGCAATAAAATGGTAAAATTGACCCAAGAAAGACTCAAAGACCGGGGAGAAGTTTACCAAGCTGACTTGAATCAACCCCTGACTTTTTTAAATAATAATTCGTTTGATCTCATTTTAAGCTCATTAACTCTCCACTATTTAAGAGATTGGGAACAAGTTTTCCAAGAATTTCACCGCATTCTATCACCTAAAGGATTATTTTTGTTTTCCACACATCATCCTTTTATGGATTTCCAATTGTTTGAAAAAGCTGATTATTTTGCCACAGATTTATTAGAAGATTCTTGGCAAGGCTATGGTAACACACCTGTAAGCGTGCGCTTTTACCGCCGTCCATTAAGTGCGATGACTTCCGCATTAAAGAGTGCAGGATTTGTCATCAAACAAATTGTTGAACCACGTCCCACCGAGGAGTGCAAACAACTTTACCCGCAAGATTATGAAAAACTCTCTCAAAAACCTTGGTTTCTCATTATCCTTGCTCAGAAGACAACTTAAACCCAGTCATCTAAATTCTCTCTGCTTTCTCTGCATCTCTGTGGTTTTATAAATAGGATTAAAAAAATGTACACAACACATCAACCCGACCCAGTTCGCCTAGAAATATTCAAAAATCTCTATCAATTTATCGCCGAACAAATGGGAATCGTGCTGCAAAACACAGCCGCATCGGTAAACATTAAAGAACGCCTCGATTTCTCTTGCGCCATCTTTGATACTTCGGGATTATTAGTAGCCAACGCCCCCCATATTCCCGTACATTTAGGCTCAATGAGTGAAAGTGTCCGCAGCTTAATTAACGATAAAGGCGACACCATTAAACCCGGAAATGTTTACCTATCAAATAATCCTTATAACGGCGGAACGCACCTTCCAGATGTTACAGCTATTACCCCCGTTTTCCTCGAAGATACTCACACCTCAATTCCCCTCTTTTACGTGGCTTCTCGTGGACACCAAGCCGATATTGGTGGGATTACGCCCGGTTCCATGCCTCCCCACAGCACCACAGTAGAAGAAGAAGGAATTTTATTTGATAACTTCCTCTTAGTTGAACAGGGAAAATTTCAGGAAATTCCAGTACGAGAAATCCTCGCAAATCATCCCTATCCGGCGCGTAACCCTGACCAAAATATTGCTGATTTCAAAGCCCAAATTGCTGCTAATTCTAGAGGAGTGCAAGAACTCCGAAAAATGGTTACTCAATACGGCATTGAGACAGTGCAGTCTTATATGAAATTCGTGCAAGATAATGCCGAAGCATCAGTGAGGCGAGCGATAAATCTACTCAAAGATGGTTCATTTACTTATGCAATGGATAATGGGGCAAAAATTAAAGTTACAGTCACAATTAATCGAGAAAATCGCAGTGCTATCATTGATTTTACTGGCACATCTCCACAGCTAAATAGTAACTTTAATGCTCCCAAAGCCGTAACTCAAGCAGCAGTTTTATATGTCTTCCGGACTTTGGTTGATGATAATATTCCCCTGAATGCTGGCTGTCTTAACCCTTTAGAAATAATTGTGCCAATTGGCTGTATGCTTAACCCAATATACCCGGCCGCAGTCGTAGCAGGTAATGTGGAAACCTCTCAAACCATTGTCGATGCTTTATATGGTGCGTTGGGTGTCATGGCTGGTTCCCAGGGAACAATGAATAATTTTACGTTTGGAAATCAGCGTTATCAATATTATGAAACCATCTGCGGTGGTTCTGGCGCAGGAGTTAATTTTGATGGTACTGATGCAGTCCATACCCACATGACCAACTCTCGATTAACTGACCCCGAAGTTTTAGAAACCCGCTATCCTGTATTAGTAGAAAGCTTTAGTCTGCGTCCTAATAGCGGTGGTCAAGGTAAACATTTCGGTGGTGATGGCGTAATTCGCCGCATTCGGTTTTTAGAACCCATGACAGCAAATATTCTCTCTAGCCATCGCTTAGTTCCACCCTTTGCATTAAATGGAGGGGAACCAGGACAAGTCGGACACAACTGGATACAACGTCAAGATGGAACCCAAGAGAATTTAAACAGTACCGCCACAGTACAAATGCAGCCTGGAGATGTTTTCATCATTGAAACCCCTGGCGGCGGCGGATTTGGTACAATCTCC
This genomic interval from Nodularia sp. LEGE 06071 contains the following:
- a CDS encoding hydantoinase/oxoprolinase family protein, with protein sequence MLKFFADRGGTFTDIVAVTDEQIIIDKLSRHPERFLIVPIPEQQWVIVYKLLSENPEQYQDAAIQGIRDIMSLTGNEPIPTAAIEVVKMGTTVATNALLERKGDRVVLLITKGFKDALRIGYQNRPDIFARHIVLPTMLYEQVIEVDERYDAHGEELTPVNILQVKNDLQTVYHAGIRSCAIVFMHSDRYPHHEQQVAQIAQEIGFTQISISHQVSPLMKIVSRGDTTVVDAYLTPILRRYVNQISSQLPAVKLMFMKSDGGLVAAPQFQGKDSILSGPAGGIVGAVQTSQRADFQLVITFDMGGTSTDVAHFKGEYERQLDSEIAGARMRVPVLAINTIAAGGGSILFFDGSSYRVGPESAGSNPGPACYRRGGKLAVTDANVMLGKIHPQYFPSVFGLDGNLPLDREIVIEKFTQLAQEIADVTDNHRTPEQVAAGFMAIAVENMANAIKKISLQRGYDVSQYTLCCFGGAGAQVACLIADILGMKKIFLHPYAGVLSAYGMGLADIRSIREAGVEQPLNPELIPQLQPLMATLETQARNELTSDGVNGEELVVQKVNLKYAGTNSTLNINFASDIAIMRQEFELEHKTRYGFMQQDKTLIIESVSVEVIQEMDTPEEPLITRIRPRDEAPKPVETVRMFTDNQWHHTPVYRREDLQPGDSINGSAIIVEKISTIIVEPNWQARLTERNHLILQRS
- a CDS encoding GNAT family N-acetyltransferase; its protein translation is MKVRRYKIGDTAEIIQLFYDTIHEVNIRDYTQEQIDAWTSVNMDVEVWMNSLKSKFTYIAEKDNKILGFGELEANGHIDRFYCHKDFQGQGVGTKILEQIEVTARNLEIKKLFVEASITAKPFFARKNFMVVKQQEIERSGQKLINFVMEKVLSNG
- a CDS encoding class I SAM-dependent methyltransferase; translation: MSLEQQESMHFNDYEAFAEAYVKRTESNSHNAYYERPAMFSLLSHIKFKRVLDAGCAGGIYSEWLINHGAEVVSIDISNKMVKLTQERLKDRGEVYQADLNQPLTFLNNNSFDLILSSLTLHYLRDWEQVFQEFHRILSPKGLFLFSTHHPFMDFQLFEKADYFATDLLEDSWQGYGNTPVSVRFYRRPLSAMTSALKSAGFVIKQIVEPRPTEECKQLYPQDYEKLSQKPWFLIILAQKTT
- a CDS encoding ester cyclase, whose protein sequence is MLPQENKAIVLEFYQAFDNRNIDKAFALLASNFVAHMAGVAEPLNGEGFKEFGMAFYLAFTNSEHKFDQVIVEEDKIVTCGTFTATHLGNFQGIPPTGKQIQLSIMHIDRVENGKIVEHWGQGDALGLMQQLGIVFIPGFTLVPHIIKSLLAKPFKSYPKSNTNKG
- a CDS encoding hydantoinase B/oxoprolinase family protein, translated to MYTTHQPDPVRLEIFKNLYQFIAEQMGIVLQNTAASVNIKERLDFSCAIFDTSGLLVANAPHIPVHLGSMSESVRSLINDKGDTIKPGNVYLSNNPYNGGTHLPDVTAITPVFLEDTHTSIPLFYVASRGHQADIGGITPGSMPPHSTTVEEEGILFDNFLLVEQGKFQEIPVREILANHPYPARNPDQNIADFKAQIAANSRGVQELRKMVTQYGIETVQSYMKFVQDNAEASVRRAINLLKDGSFTYAMDNGAKIKVTVTINRENRSAIIDFTGTSPQLNSNFNAPKAVTQAAVLYVFRTLVDDNIPLNAGCLNPLEIIVPIGCMLNPIYPAAVVAGNVETSQTIVDALYGALGVMAGSQGTMNNFTFGNQRYQYYETICGGSGAGVNFDGTDAVHTHMTNSRLTDPEVLETRYPVLVESFSLRPNSGGQGKHFGGDGVIRRIRFLEPMTANILSSHRLVPPFALNGGEPGQVGHNWIQRQDGTQENLNSTATVQMQPGDVFIIETPGGGGFGTIS